The Saccharomycodes ludwigii strain NBRC 1722 chromosome II, whole genome shotgun sequence genome window below encodes:
- the MCY1 gene encoding putative cysteine synthase (similar to Saccharomyces cerevisiae YGR012W | MCY1 | putative Mitochondrial CYsteine synthase) codes for MLDYDRSLLKNVAISVATLSLTIYTTYKLTKSYYQGKPPRPKDGVEELIGNTPMVKIRSLSKKTGCEIYAKLELSNPGGSAKDRVALNIIENGEALGYLKRGELGYVFEGTSGSTGISIAMICNSLGYKSHISLPDDTSLEKLSLLESLGAEINKVKPASIVDPDQYVNASKKKCKELTKTNRGIFADQFENTANWEIHYKTTGPEIWDQMDHKIDGFVAGCGTGGTIGGCSKYLKEKTNNKILTCLADPQGSGFYNRINYGVMYDNVEREGSRRRHQVDTIIEGIGLNRITTNFALNEKYIDLSFRVSDTQAIKMAKYLSVNDGLFVGSSTAINAVAAVELAKILGRGSRIVIIACDSGSRHLSKFWKEALTINSNITLEEIV; via the coding sequence ATGTTAGACTATGATCGTTCgttgttaaaaaatgttGCTATTTCAGTAGCAACATTATCACTTACAATTTACACCACTTATAAACTAACTAAATCATATTATCAAGGAAAACCACCAAGGCCTAAAGATGGGGTTGAGGAATTAATCGGAAATACACCTAtggtaaaaataagatCATTGTCTAAAAAAACAGGGTGTGAAATATACGCGAAATTAGAACTATCCAATCCCGGTGGTAGTGCCAAAGATAGAGTTGCTTTAAATATCATTGAGAATGGGGAGGCACTTGGCTACTTAAAGAGAGGAGAATTGGGTTATGTTTTTGAAGGCACTAGTGGTTCCACTGGGATTAGTATTGCAATGATATGCAATTCTTTAGGGTATAAATCCCACATTTCGTTACCAGACGACACTTCTTTAGAAAAATTGTCCTTACTAGAAAGTTTGGGCgcagaaataaataaagttaaaCCTGCAAGTATAGTTGATCCTGACCAGTATGTCAAtgcttcaaaaaaaaaatgtaaagaGTTGACCAAAACGAATAGAGGCATATTTGCTGatcaatttgaaaatacaGCTAATTGGGAAATCCATTATAAAACCACGGGACCGGAGATTTGGGACCAAATGGATCATAAAATCGATGGGTTTGTTGCAGGGTGCGGCACTGGAGGTACTATTGGCGGATGCTCTAAATATCTAAAGgaaaaaactaataacaaaatcCTAACATGCTTAGCAGATCCACAAGGTTCCGGATTTTACAACAGAATTAATTATGGGGTGATGTATGATAATGTGGAGAGGGAAGGTTCAAGAAGAAGACATCAAGTTGATACTATAATAGAAGGAATAGGATTGAACAGGATTACTACAAATTTTGCACTAAATGAAAAGTATATAGATTTAAGTTTTAGAGTTAGTGATACTCAAGCAATTAAAATGGCGAAATATTTGTCTGTGAATGATGGATTATTTGTTGGTAGTAGCACCGCTATTAATGCTGTTGCCGCTGTAGAATTAGCAAAGATTTTAGGACGCGGTTCTCGAATTGTGATTATTGCTTGTGATAGTGGCAGTAGACATTTAAGTAAATTTTGGAAAGAGGCATTAACCATAAACAGCAATATTACTTTAGAGgaaattgtttaa
- the NMA2 gene encoding nicotinamide-nucleotide adenylyltransferase NMA2 (similar to Saccharomyces cerevisiae YLR328W | NMA1 | Nicotinamide Mononucleotide Adenylyltransferase (paralog of YGR010W | NMA2)), with translation MDPSRDPNFIPPSEIENEDIKISPLAPKSDIPKAVPIRPIVLADYNYGIDAPFHPHTHDQRRREINEHRKDSNVKHGIIPRVHNDLQTNTPSPESEDSNEEEQDDGSATKDTSKNNHDKIHKTHDFFHYNENPYLKINKDQIADLEEVPHGVVRQASTLAEYEFPTHRLQKKLSSPNKFPLVIVACGSFSPITYLHLRMFEMALDSISEQTRFEVVGGYYSPVSDNYQKPGLAPSNHRVRMCELASERTSNWLMVDAWESLQPEYTRTAKVLDHFNEEINLKRGGVQTITGEKIGAKIMLLAGGDLIESMGEPNVWADADLHHILGNYGCLIVERTGTDVRSFLLSHDIMYEHRRNILVIKQLIYNDISSTKVRLFIRRGMSVQYLLPNSVIRYIQEHGLYINTSESVKNVLSNKD, from the coding sequence atggaccCTTCAAGAGACCCAAATTTTATTCCGCCATCAGAAATTGAAAACgaagatattaaaatatctcCTTTGGCACCAAAATCTGATATTCCTAAAGCAGTACCAATACGACCAATTGTATTAGCTGACTATAATTATGGTATAGACGCTCCTTTTCATCCACATACACATGATCAGAGAAGAAGAGAAATCAACGAGCATAGAAAAGATTCTAATGTGAAACATGGCATTATTCCCAGAGTCCATAATGACCTACAAACAAATACACCCTCTCCAGAATCAGAAGACTCGAACGAAGAGGAACAAGATGACGGGTCTGCCACCAAGGATACTAGTAAAAACAATCACGACAAAATTCACAAGACTCACGATTTTTTCCATTACAATGAGAACCCATACTTGAAGATTAATAAGGATCAAATTGCTGACTTAGAAGAAGTTCCCCACGGTGTAGTCCGCCAAGCTTCAACGTTAGCCGAATACGAGTTTCCTACCCATagattacaaaaaaaactaagTAGTCCAAACAAATTCCCACTAGTTATCGTCGCTTGCGGTTCCTTTAGCCCTATCACTTATTTGCATCTGCGCATGTTTGAAATGGCGTTAGATTCAATTAGTGAACAGACAAGATTTGAAGTGGTTGGTGGATATTACAGTCCTGTCAGTGATAATTATCAAAAACCGGGATTAGCACCCTCCAATCATAGGGTGCGTATGTGCGAGCTAGCCAGTGAAAGAACTAGTAATTGGTTGATGGTAGACGCTTGGGAATCTTTACAGCCTGAATATACTAGAACAGCCAAAGTTTTGGATCATTTCAATGAAGAAATAAACTTGAAAAGGGGTGGTGTTCAAACTATAACTGGTGAAAAAATAGGTGCCAAGATTATGTTATTGGCTGGTGGTGACTTGATTGAAAGTATGGGTGAGCCTAATGTTTGGGCAGATGCTGATTTACATCATATTTTGGGTAATTACGGGTGTCTTATTGTGGAAAGGACCGGTACTGACGTTAGaagttttttattgtcTCATGATATTATGTACGAGCATCGTAGAAATATATTGGTTATTAAGCAACTCATTTACAATGATATTTCTTCTACCAAAGTCCgtctttttattagaagAGGTATGAGTGTGCAATATCTTTTGCCCAATAGTGTAATTAGGTATATCCAAGAACATGGATTGTATATTAATACAAGCGAATCTGTCAAAAATGTGTTGAGTAATAAAGATTAA
- a CDS encoding uncharacterized protein (similar to Saccharomyces cerevisiae YLR327C | TMA10 | Translation Machinery Associated (paralog of YGR008C | STF2)) — translation MTRTNKWTIHEAKSNSKFFTHNGNFGEDPNHVKKEGCGKGNWGKAGDEINDLIDSGEIPPVYGKVRRGSNSQYNEDKFEVLQHFHT, via the coding sequence atgactaGAACTAACAAATGGACCATCCACGAAGCTAAATCAAACTCCAAGTTTTTTACTCATAACGGTAATTTTGGTGAAGATCCAAATCATGTCAAGAAAGAGGGGTGCGGTAAGGGTAATTGGGGCAAAGCAGGTGACGAGATTAATGACTTGATTGATTCAGGCGAAATTCCCCCAGTTTATGGCAAAGTTAGAAGAGGTTCCAATTCTCAGTACAATGAAGACAAATTTGAAGTTTTGCAACATTTTCACACCTAG
- the ECT1 gene encoding ethanolamine-phosphate cytidylyltransferase (similar to Saccharomyces cerevisiae YGR007W | ECT1 | Ethanolamine-phosphate CytidylylTransferase): MNGVPHMVFVGVHNDEDICYNKGGSPVMNELERYDHMKSIKWCDKLIPAAPYVTDPQLMDEYSCQFVLHGDDITTDHDGNDCYQIVKDLGRFVVVKRTQGVSTTDIIHRILTDTYSYKTKDIENNANNPKLWDLQLLTRFCKDKDAISVWDYVFYKNFNNVIVKGGYELVKNDEKGKITAVSCYYIEDYFDLFNVGDIEIFQTIKSKYAAVYGSNTKLIVGVLSSSNVGCINTLLERCLSLLSCKYIDGIVIDPDSDIFSSMTNNVQISKLDKQTIVVNHKQDLKFQYLTRDLIMQRIKDNSQHYIKRNIKKGMSYE; the protein is encoded by the coding sequence ATGAATGGTGTTCCACATATGGTTTTTGTTGGTGTGCataatgatgaagataTATGTTACAACAAGGGTGGCTCTCCAGTTATGAATGAATTAGAAAGATATGACCATATGAAATCAATTAAATGGTGTGATAAATTAATACCGGCTGCACCATATGTTACTGATCCGCAGTTAATGGATGAATATAGTTGTCAATTTGTTCTTCATGGTGACGATATAACCACCGATCATGATGGGAATGATTGTTATCAAATAGTCAAAGATTTAGGCAGATTTGTTGTAGTCAAAAGAACTCAAGGGGTCAGTACAACGGATATCATACATAGAATTTTAACGGATACATATTCTTACAAGACTAAGGATATTGAAAACAATGCTAATAATCCTAAATTGTGGGATTTACAATTGTTGACCAGATTTTGTAAAGATAAAGATGCTATTAGTGTATGGgattatgttttttataaaaattttaacaacGTTATTGTTAAAGGTGGATACGAATTGGTGAAAAACGAcgagaaaggaaaaatcaCAGCAGTGAGTTGTTACTACATCGAggattattttgatttatttaatgttGGTGATATCGAAATTTTCCAAACTATCAAATCCAAATACGCTGCTGTATATGGTTCTAATACCAAACTAATTGTAGGAGTGTTGAGCAGTAGCAATGTGGGATGTATCAACACTCTACTTGAGCGTTGTTTGAGCTTGCTAAGCTGTAAATACATTGACGGTATTGTAATTGATCCAGATAGTGACATATTTAGCAGTATGACAAACAATGTGCAAATCAGTAAATTGGataaacaaacaattgTTGTTAATCACAAACAAGACCTAAAGTTCCAGTATTTAACTAGAGATTTAATTATGCAAAGGATTAAAGACAACTCTCAACactatattaaaagaaacattaaaaaGGGCATGAGTTATGAGTAA
- a CDS encoding uncharacterized protein (similar to Saccharomyces cerevisiae YLR326W | putative protein of unknown function): protein MTSLIEGYLKDTGVDYLTDKWNEVAHDKLFKIKDPFYEPNSRKRLKLPPNATKKQQKFWKNCQMKAWRDDKCFLSCCGCFSFGSCGIGMCPLLILIPGIGSALMYYIHMKLITKVQREMPELLTSKQIAKMHSNITFDLLLSLAPVIGSFFTWLNGCSTRNIIIIYQTLCAEICRTDSTIGNTGKNGHTGGTNGTYKGSNNGTSMNYNNNIHNNMNNVNSPDTLLNSNQSIELESLELSPAQQQKIMRVPQRAGTKPQGTPSPLSY from the coding sequence ATGACATCACTTATTGAAGGATATTTAAAGGACACCGGTGTTGACTATTTGACCGACAAGTGGAATGAAGTAGCTCATGATAAACTTTTCAAGATTAAAGATCCATTTTATGAACCAAACAGCAGAAAAAGACTTAAATTACCACCAAATGCTActaaaaaacaacaaaaattttggaaaaattgtCAAATGAAAGCATGGCGTGATGACAAATGTTTTCTTTCCTGTTGTGGTTGCTTTAGTTTTGGTTCATGTGGGATTGGAATGTGCCCCTTGTTGATATTAATTCCTGGAATTGGATCTGCATTAATGTATTATATTCACATGAAATTAATCACCAAAGTCCAAAGGGAAATGCCTGAATTGTTAACTTCCAAGCAAATTGCAAAGATGCACAGTAATATTACATTTGATTTATTGCTTTCTTTAGCCCCTGTTATAGGCTCTTTTTTCACTTGGCTGAATGGTTGCTCTAcaagaaatattatcataatTTACCAAACATTGTGTGCGGAAATATGTAGAACAGACTCTACAATTGGTAATACGGGCAAAAATGGACACACAGGTGGTACAAATGGTACTTATAAAGGCTCTAACAACGGCACTTCTATGaactacaacaacaatattcACAATAATATGAACAATGTTAATTCTCCTGACACTCTGTTAAATAGCAACCAAAGCATTGAACTAGAAAGTCTTGAATTAAGTCCTGCTCAGCAACAAAAGATTATGAGGGTACCACAAAGAGCAGGAACTAAACCACAGGGAACACCATCTCCATTATCCTATTAG
- the PRP18 gene encoding mRNA splicing protein PRP18 (similar to Saccharomyces cerevisiae YGR006W | PRP18 | Pre-mRNA Processing): MDITDILKNEIAKKRVQKVQQAINTDKDVPSNTIQNNDDQQSKKKKKIVLLSNPNNRKNTISKITGTDDNKKKRKNKIIKMIKDTEQLANDTSYVFTESDFQNLECLCSKSLQYIHYLLNLQEQCYSKTNNTADDKIADSDNDNICKETRINLFPLLIKLRKKTLDRNTLVTLSTTLYYLQLADYKSCLESYMKLSIGNVAWPIGVASIGIHQRSNHSRISNNFNASSNIMIDEETRLWITNIKRLITLLQESEKSV; the protein is encoded by the coding sequence atGGATATAACtgatatattaaaaaatgaaatagcaaaaaaaagggtGCAGAAAGTACAGCAAGCAATAAACACTGACAAGGATGTCCCGTCCAATACCATACAGAATAACGATGATCAACagagcaaaaaaaaaaaaaaaattgttttattatcaaatcCAAATAACAGGAAAAATACCATTTCTAAAATTACCGGTAcagatgataataaaaaaaagagaaagaataaaattataaaaatgatcAAAGATACAGAACAACTGGCAAATGATACGTCTTATGTTTTTACCGAAAGtgattttcaaaacttgGAATGTTTGTGTTCCAAAAGCTTGCAATACATTCATTATCTTTTAAACCTTCAGGAACAATGTTACAGCAAAACCAATAACACTGCTGATGACAAAATTGCTGATTCTGACAATGACAACATATGTAAGGAAACCAGAATAAACTTATTTCCattgttaataaaattaagaaaaaaaacgcTGGATAGGAATACTTTAGTTACATTATCTACAAcgttatattatttacaaCTTGCAGATTATAAGAGTTGCTTGGAAAGTTATATGAAGTTAAGCATCGGTAATGTTGCTTGGCCAATTGGTGTTGCAAGTATCGGTATTCACCAAAGAAGTAATCATTCCAGAATATCCAACAATTTCAATGCCAGTAGTAATATTATGATAGACGAAGAAACAAGACTATGGATAACCAATATTAAAAGGTTGATAACATTATTGCAGGAGTCGGAAAAGAGTGTTTAA
- the TFG2 gene encoding transcription factor IIF subunit TFG2 (similar to Saccharomyces cerevisiae YGR005C | TFG2 | Transcription Factor G): MSSERKDGSVTVPASNSNDSGDEYLSQDDEVFDGNDIENNETKIYEESLDLDLGSSAKQVWLVRLPMFLAKKWRDRDNLKGQELGKIRINKKDQTIRMVLDDTGDENLPRNYDIELTKKVVENEFVFTEQNLKKYEKKAKELENNPEMQKQLFIKRQERQEEIEKKKKRQQQQYKRNKKKFFRRVVVDREGRDRYIPYVKTIPKKTALVGTICHECQVIPSIDDPNYHNIVEQRRQLVRNVMKPTITVLEETVGVTMSNAGMSMRTDNSNFLKVGREKQQKNSSRAIRMPKKELLDLLFKLFDEYDYWSLKGLKERTKQPEVYLKECLDQVAMLVKKGPYALKYTLKTEYKKLKQAERDLTLGELAKSGEGGSDNENLAKDGNSAVTQDDGVNNQNKEKVVPGDTSAADSVTIKKEDENSKVNGSANVGYSKSTSNNGNEDDDDDEDDEDIELEDVV; encoded by the coding sequence ATGAGTtcagaaagaaaagatggCAGTGTAACTGTTCCTGCAAGTAACTCAAATGATAGTGGGGATGAGTATTTATCACAAGATGATGAAGTTTTTGATGGTAACGATATTGAGAATAATGAAACTAAAATTTACGAAGAAAGTTTAGATTTAGATTTGGGGAGTAGTGCCAAGCAAGTTTGGCTAGTTAGATTGCCAATGTTTTTAGCAAAAAAATGGAGAGACAGAGATAATTTAAAAGGTCAGGAATTAGgaaaaattagaattaataaaaaggatCAAACTATTCGAATGGTATTGGATGACACTGGTGATGAAAATTTACCAAGAAATTATGATATAGAATTGACtaaaaaagttgttgaAAACGAATTTGTGTTTACAGAACaaaacttgaaaaaatatgagAAAAAGGCCAAAGAACTAGAAAATAATCCAGAAATGCAAAAACAATTGTTTATCAAAAGACAAGAACGTCAAGAggaaattgaaaagaaaaagaaaagacagcaacaacaatataaaagaaataaaaaaaagtttttcagAAGAGTCGTTGTTGACAGAGAAGGTAGAGATCGTTATATCCCATATGTCAAAACTATTCCTAAAAAGACAGCATTGGTTGGTACCATTTGTCATGAGTGTCAAGTTATTCCCTCTATTGATGATCCAAATTACCACAACATTGTGGAGCAAAGAAGACAATTGGTTAGAAATGTTATGAAACCAACAATTACAGTCTTGGAAGAAACAGTAGGTGTAACCATGAGTAATGCTGGTATGAGTATGAGAACGGATAATTCTAATTTCTTAAAAGTGGGTAGAGAAAAACAGCAGAAAAACTCCTCAAGGGCGATACGTATGCCAAAAAAGGAACTATTGGATTTGCTAttcaaattatttgatGAATATGATTACTGGTCCTTGAAAGGGTTAAAGGAAAGAACCAAACAACCAGAAGTCTATTTAAAGGAATGTTTAGACCAGGTTGCTATGTTGGTTAAAAAGGGACCTTATGCTTTAAAATACACGTTGAAAACAGAATATAAGAAACTAAAACAAGCAGAAAGAGATTTGACGTTAGGGGAATTGGCGAAAAGTGGGGAAGGTGGCAGTGACAACGAAAATCTGGCCAAGGACGGAAATTCTGCTGTAACACAGGATGATGGTGTTAACAACCAGAATAAAGAAAAGGTGGTGCCAGGCGACACTTCTGCTGCTGATTCTGTTACTATTAAGAAGGAAGATGAAAACAGCAAAGTTAATGGCAGTGCAAATGTAGGGTATAGTAAAAGTACAAGTAATAACGGCAATgaggatgatgatgatgatgaagatgatgaagatataGAGCTAGAAGATGTCGTATAG
- the RPL38 gene encoding 60S ribosomal protein eL38 (similar to Saccharomyces cerevisiae YLR325C | RPL38 | Ribosomal Protein of the Large subunit), with the protein MAREVTDIKQFLELTRRADIKTATIKVNKKLNKKGKSFRQTKFKVRGSKNLYTLIVDDAAKAKKLIQALPPTLEVNKL; encoded by the coding sequence atggcTAGAGAAGTTACCGACATTAAGCAATTTTTGGAATTGACCAGAAGAGCTGATATTAAAACTGCCACCATCAAGGTTAACAAGAAATTGAACAAGAAGGGTAAATCTTTTAGACAAACCAAATTTAAGGTCAGAGGTTCTAAAAACTTGTATACTTTGATCGTTGACGATGCCGCCAAAGCCAAGAAATTGATCCAAGCTTTGCCACCAACTTTGGAAGTTAACAAATTATAA
- a CDS encoding uncharacterized protein (similar to Saccharomyces cerevisiae YLR324W | PEX30 | PEroXisome related (paralog of YGR004W | PEX31)), which yields MSNTVAAKNSPLDMSNNSPMTKNSLSNETSTDDIKEQKPDDQSKNTLETSSTQEQPQSSFAANKNNPNTTPAPGNPNNHSESNKNNTPPFESRLIDPSIKKRAVLLDGNRVSNSERLGFNHRAKTNKDRPLRGVLKKNVAVSSLHGSTTAASTTSNNTPSYEIIQSSPLLTSTPPSISRSLIRLYPYLIVFDKVLGLLTWTNDNIWGSVLLLCVYITINLYFQQIITYFGHLTIVILLWLYSMLDKNVGEEMELHPTLDDIIYIVSSVAAKFDLLFSPITVLTTQDIKRVLITTIFLSPFYMLITIFFLPKEKLVLIIGIFFLTYHSSWSKVTRALMWKFKIVRLLAFYITGLDIDGINRFKKRNGGLFSAVHKKLLKTEGYNSIINGTNGGGNGDNDYINNKPIRFTYVLYENQRRWLGIGWKPNMLSYERAAWTDEFLNEAPEPDQFKLPDDSSSGMIWRWVDKTWRLDLTNDGAIQLPSSKPKTTATPNSDEGFIYYDNTWKKPSTEDTYTKYTRRRRWVRTAELIKVSDALLPQPSSAEATTQPQQISVEVGTSSGVATSATSLSSRPVTKRRVSFSSKKNIRVFDEDGSIKEDNDNPERLSSEDDTCNDSDLGKQDSSKKNDSLDDGEDKNKQKMGEQVGKST from the coding sequence atgaGCAATACGGTTGCAGCTAAAAATAGCCCATTAGATATGTCAAATAACAGTCCCATGACTAAGAATAGCTTAAGTAATGAAACATCGACAGATGACATCAAAGAGCAAAAACCAGACGATCAATCGAAAAATACTCTGGAAACTTCATCAACACAAGAACAACCACAGTCTAGCTTTGCTGctaacaaaaacaatccTAATACCACACCTGCACCTGGTAACCCTAACAATCATTCTGaatctaataaaaacaatacacCTCCATTTGAGTCTAGGTTGATTGACCCtagcattaaaaaaagagctGTTTTGTTAGACGGCAACCGGGTTTCTAATTCAGAAAGATTAGGGTTTAATCATCGAGCCAAGACTAACAAGGATAGACCGTTGCGTGGTgtattgaagaaaaacGTGGCAGTCTCTTCCTTGCACGGGTCTACCACTGCGGCTTCAACCACTAGCAATAACACACCCTCGTATGAAATAATACAGTCATCGCCACTTTTAACATCCACGCCTCCAAGTATCTCTAGGTCCTTGATTCGATTGTACCCTTACTTAATCGTATTTGACAAAGTTTTGGGTTTATTAACTTGGACAAACGATAATATATGGGGTAGCGTTTTACTACTTTGCGTTTACATAACTATAAATTTATACtttcaacaaataattACCTACTTTGGTCATCTAACTattgtaattttattatggTTGTATTCAATGCTAGATAAAAACGTTGGCGAGGAAATGGAATTGCATCCCACTTTGGatgatattatatatattgtttcGTCCGTGGCTGCTAAGTTTGATCTTCTGTTTTCACCAATAACGGTGCTAACCACCCAGGATATTAAAAGAGTGTTGATAACGACAATATTTCTTTCTCCGTTTTATATGCTTATCAcgattttctttcttcctaaggaaaaattagttttgattattggtattttttttttaacttatcATTCTTCGTGGAGTAAAGTCACAAGAGCTTTAATGtggaaatttaaaattgtaaGATTGCTGGCCTTTTACATTACAGGTCTGGACATCGATGGAATAaatagatttaaaaaaagaaacggaGGGTTATTTTCTGCTGTACACAAAAAGTTATTGAAGACAGAAGGTTATAATAGTATAATCAATGGCACGAATGGTGGTGGTAATGGTGATAACGATTACATTAACAACAAACCAATTAGATTTACTTATGTTTTATATGAAAATCAGCGTCGTTGGTTAGGTATTGGCTGGAAGCCAAATATGTTAAGTTATGAACGAGCCGCTTGGACGGATGAGTTTTTGAACGAAGCACCTGAACCAGATCAGTTTAAATTACCCGACGATTCATCATCAGGAATGATTTGGAGATGGGTTGATAAAACTTGGAGGCTGGATTTAACTAATGACGGAGCTATTCAATTACCAAGTTCTAAACCGAAAACAACGGCAACACCCAATTCAGATGAAGggtttatatattatgatAACACTTGGAAGAAGCCATCTACTGAAGACACTTATACAAAATATACTAGGAGAAGAAGATGGGTCCGTACTGCCGAATTGATTAAAGTCAGCGATGCTTTGTTACCACAACCTTCTTCGGCAGAAGCAACAACTCAGCCACAGCAAATCTCGGTTGAGGTCGGAACGTCGAGCGGAGTTGCCACTAGTGCAACTTCTTTATCTTCTAGACCTGTTACAAAAAGAAGAGTTTCATTTAGCAGTAAGAAAAACATACGAGTGTTTGATGAAGACGGCAGTATAAAAGAAGATAACGACAACCCCGAACGATTAAGCAGTGAGGACGATACCTGTAATGATAGCGATCTCGGAAAACAAGATAGTAGCAAGAAAAATGATTCATTAGATGATGGGGAAgacaaaaacaaacaaaaaatgggCGAACAAGTTGGAAAAAGCACATAA
- the CWC24 gene encoding U2-type spliceosomal complex subunit CWC24 (similar to Saccharomyces cerevisiae YLR323C | CWC24 | Complexed With Cef1p): MFKKRTVKHQNGTKPDKRILLTPDSDEQKQQQQLIPAEETENETIWSVKKRRKLTNPIKTSLKKEDLKESEKKAKEVHVEQLNNNIKEIRVTNNKRLPTIKDKILVDYQPDVCKDFKETGFCGYGDSCKFLHSRDDYIKGLGNATFTTTKWNSDIMTHKKIKNIDDKSIDQKDIVPFKCIICKQKYESPIETNCGHSFCKKCFLNTIQGNDNQKCLICGKDTQGIMKPLRKGHVFKKIPKC, from the coding sequence atgtttaaaaaaaggactGTTAAACACCAAAATGGAACGAAACCTGACAAAAGAATACTATTAACGCCTGATAGTGATGAGCAAaaacagcagcagcaacTGATCCCGGCAGAAGAAACTGAGAACGAAACCATTTGGtctgttaaaaaaagaaggaagcTTACAAATCCCATTAAAACCtccttaaaaaaagaagatttaAAGGAGTCGGAAAAGAAAGCTAAAGAAGTACATGTCgaacaattaaataataatatcaaagaGATTCGTgttaccaataataaacgTTTACCCActattaaagataaaatattggtTGATTATCAACCGGATGTATGCaaagattttaaagaaaCCGGGTTTTGTGGGTATGGCGACAGTTGTAAATTTCTGCACTCAAGGGATGATTATATTAAGGGCCTAGGGAACGCTACTTTTACAACTACTAAATGGAATTCAGATATTATGAcacataaaaaaattaaaaatattgatgatAAAAGTATAGATCAAAAGGATATCGTCCCCTTTAAATGTATTATATGTAAACAAAAGTACGAGTCCCCGATTGAGACCAATTGTGGACATTCCTTTTgcaaaaaatgttttttgaaTACAATCCAAGGTAATGACAAccaaaaatgtttaatttGTGGTAAAGACACACAAGGAATAATGAAACCATTGAGGAAAGGGCAtgtatttaaaaagatCCCAAAATGttga